ATGACGCCCAGCGCCACAGTGGATTTGCCGCAGCCGGATTCACCCACAAGGCCGACGGCCTCGCCGGGCATCACGCGGACGGAGAAATCCATCACTGCAGGGATTTCGCGCAGGCGGGTGAAAAAAGAAATCGACAGTCGGTCGATCTCCAGGATTGGCCCGTCGTAGTCTGCCATTTTGCTCATTAACTCTCTCCCTTTTGGGGCGGAAGGCAGTGTCGGTATTGCGTCGGCAAAACGTCTGCAAAACATCGGTTCGTTTTGGCGCTTGCGTCGTTAACCGGTTGCCCTCCTTTGAATGGGTTGAGCGGGGCGACAGAGGCCGCCCCGTGTGTCATCAGTCACGCAGGCTTTCTTCGCGTAGGCCGTCCGCCAGAAGGTTGAGGCCCAGAACGAGGCTCAGGAGCGAGACAGCGGGTACGATTGCCGGATGCGGGTAGATCGCGAGAAGCTTGCGCCCGTCGTTGATCGTAGTGCCCCAATCCGGACTCTCGGGTGGCAGGCCGAGGCCGAAGAAGCCCAAGGTCCCCAAGAGGATCGTGGTGTAGCCAATGCGCAGGCAGAAATCGACGATCAGCGGACCGCGTGCATTGGGCAGGATTTCCCAAAGCATGATGTACCACGGACCCTCGCCGCGGGTTTGGGCGGCCGCAACGTAGTCGCGCGTCTGGATGTCCAGCACGAGGCCACGAACGATCCTGAACACGGTTGGCGCGTTCACAAAGACCACCGAGACAAACACCACGAGGATGCCCGAGTTGATGTTGAAGAGATCAATCGCGCCCGGGAGAATGTTGATTTTGGTCCCCGGTGCCGAGATGGCAGACAGATAGATCCAGACCATGACCAGGAGCACACCTGCCAGAAGCGGTGTGCGCAGGTGAGGCCGGGTGTAGAAACGCGAGTTCAGAAGCACTGTCACAAATATGATCGGGAAGACAAACAGGACAGCTGCCATGTAGTTCGGAATACCCGTCGCAACGATCTCCGGCGTGACCAAAAGATAGAACAACAAGATTACGGGAAAGGCCAGAACGAGGTTTGCGAGGAACGACAGGAACGTATCCAGCTTTCCACCGAAGTATCCGGCCGGAAGGCCCAGTGTGATGCCGACCATAAAGGCGAACAATGTCGCGAAAGGCGCAATGATAATCACAATCACCGAGCCATGGACCATGCGCGAGAAGACGTCTCGCGCGAGGTTGTCGCCGCCAAGCAGGTAATAGGCATATTGGCCTTCTTCAGGGGAGCGCAGAGGCGTTCCAGGCACCTTGTTTTTCATGCCCGACAACTGCGAAAGCGGATCGTGTACAGCGATCATGTCGAACACCCCGACAAAGAATGCTGTGTAGGTCCAGAACATGACGAACGCGAAGCCAATCATGCCGACCGTGCTGTCAAACAATTTGCCGTAGAGGCCCAAGCGGCGCTTGTAGCTGATCGACAGCAGGAATGTCGCAAGCAGCGCAATCCAAACGGGCGAGAATTGCTTTGCGACAGCGCCGACAATGCCAACGGTGCCGACCGGCGAGAAGACGCCAACGACGATGTACACGACAACCAGCGCACAGAGCGCCAACAGGAGCGTGCGCACTGCCGTCGCAATCTTGGCGTTGGCGCCTCGGTCGCGGGTGATGGTGCCGTCTGCGTTGTATTGGTTGCTAACTGGCGCAAACACGTAGGCACCGACAAACTGGGCTGCGACAGCGATGAGGAACAGCAGCGCGACCAGTTGGAAAACCGGGTCGATGATGCCACCGAAAGAGCCTGTCCAGGTTAATGGTTCCATATTTCAGACCCTCCCTTAAGAAATTCGGATGCGTGGGTTGAGGTAGACGTAGCCGATGTCTGAAATCAGCTGGGTCACCAGAACCACGAAGACCGAAACCACCGAGACCGCGAGAAGCATCTCGATATCGTTGTTGCCCGCAGCATTCACCAACTGCCAGCCGAAGCCGGTGTAAGAGAACAGCGTTTCCACGATCACCACGCCGTTCAGCAGCCATGGGAACTGCAGCATGATGACGGTAAATGGGGCGATCAGAGCGTTGCGCAGAGCGTGTTTCATCACGATGTTGCGGAAACTTACCCCTTTGAGGCGCGCGGTACGGATGTATTGGGCCGTCATAACCTCGGCCATCGAGGCGCGGGTCATGCGGGCGATGTAGCCCATGCCGTAAAGCGCAATTGTGATCACCGGCAGTGTGAAGTTCTGGAAGGTGATGCCGTCCATTGCGGATTTGGCTGTGCCTTTGAACAGCGCTTTCCCTTCGATCAGACCCATTTCGTTGAGCCATGGACCGAGGCCGTTGCGGGTGGAAGCCAGAAGCGCGATGAAAATAACGCCGGAGACGTATTCCGGTGTCGCCGTTGACAGGATTGAGACTGTCGAGAGCGATCTGTCGGTGCGGGAGCCTTCGCGCATGCCGGCCAGAACCCCGATTATCAGGGCGGAGGGCACCATGACCACCATGACCCAGAACATGAGCTTGCCTGTGTTGGCAAGGCGGGAGCCGAGGACATCCGACACTGGGGCTTTTGAAACCGTAGAGAAACCCCAATCGCCCTGCAGGATTCCGCAGTAGCGTGGTGTGTCCTCAGGGGCAACGCCGGGGCGGACGCATTTGCCGACCAACCGGCCATCTTCAAGCTCTTTGGCAAAACCGGGCATGACGCCGAGCCATTGAAGATACTTGACTGGAGTGGGTTGCAGGTATCCGCGATCGCCCAGGAAGCTGTCGACGGCTTCTTCCGACATCCGGAAGTTACCTTGGGTTTTGGCCAGCTTTTCCAAGTTTGGATAAAGGTTGGTCATGAAAAAGACGATGTACGTCAGGCAAAATGCCGTGAGCAACATCATCCCAAATCGTCGAAGGATGAAAAGTCCCATGTGCTCCCCTTGTCAGGCGCCGCTTGGGAGGCGTGCGCCGGTTCCCTGTTGAGCCACGCGGCCCGTGGTGGGGGGGGCGGTGGCTTTGGCCGGCGTTTGCGCCGGTCCGTTGGCTTAGGAACCATTCGGGCACAGGATAGGACGCTGCGTCAACGGTTCGGATCGTCATTAGGAGGTCGAAAAACGACATCGTGATGTCGAGTATGTGCTCTAAAGGCAGGTGACGTTCGGGTCAGGTGCTGCGTTTCGCGGGGCGCGCCTGTTTGCGAATCTGGCTTGGTGGCGCGCCGAAATGCTGCTGGCAGAAGCGGGTAAAATAGGCTGCGGAGCCGAAACCGAGATCTTGCGCGATGATGCGCATGGGGCGGTCGGTGGCGATGAGCAGCAATCTTGCGCGGTGTTGGATCAGTTGGGACAGCATATCTGCTGCGGTCATGCCGGCTGATTGCTTGCAAACGCGCGAGAGGTGTGTCGGCGTCACGTCGAGCTTGTCTGCAAACCACGCCATCGAGTGGCCTTCGGTAAAGTGGCGGGACAAGAGGTCACCGTAGGCACGTGCAAGTTTCTGTGCCGCTTTTGCCGCCGGAGGATCGCCGGCTGCGAGCAAATCCCGTCGCAGTGTCACGGACAGAAGCTGAGTGTGGGCGTTGAGCGCTTCTTCGATAAAAGGGCGGTCCTCGTGCAGTTCACGGCGCAGGGCTTCCAGGATCGCGATAAACTCGAGCTGTTCTGTGCCGTCTTGCAGGCGCAGGTGCTGTGCTCGGTCGGGAAACGAAAAACGGTCATCTGCGGGAATGAGCGCGATCTGACCCTGAACCTGAAGGCCAAGTTCGATGGAGACCAGTTTGCCCGCAGGTGCAAAGATCGCGTTGTGGGTGCCAAATCCGCGGCGCACACCGTTCAGCAGCACCCGACCTTGACCGCGTGTGGTCCAGATCAGCAGGTGATGGGTGCGTACGTGCAACAATTCGAGCATCCAGGGTGCACCCGCGGTGTGCTGGGCAATGGTGTGAACCAATGGGCGCGGCAGGGATTGGTGCGGGGCAGGATGGAGCTCAAGGAAGCCAGCCGGCATCGCCTGAAGGCGGGGCGTCGAGGTGGCCATGGTGGATGCGCGTGGTGCGACGGGCTTAGGCGAAGGCTTTGGCATCGCAACAGGTTTCGGGGTCGGCAGAGACATGCTGCGCGCACCAGATTTCGTCATGAATGACGGTATTTTGATATTTTTTCCGGCCATTGCGAGCGACAATCTCTACAATTGTCGGAAAATTGCAAGCGTTTCGAAGAATGATCGCGATGCCGAGGCTGCGTGAAACTGTGTTTCCTGTCAGGTCTCGGGCCGGTATTTGACCCAATCCGACATCTTTGACCGGAACCACGTGCGCTGGCGTTTCGCGAATTGGCGCGTTGCGATCGTGGCGGCCTCACGTGCCTGATCCAGAGACATTTTTCCCTGAAGATGTGCGATGAGTTCCGGTGCGCCAATGGCTTTCATTGAGAGCAGTGCAGGGTCATAGCGGTCCAGATTCGCCCGCGCTTCATCCAGCGCACCAAGTTGCAGCATCAAATCGAAACGGCGGGCGATGCGATCGTTGAGCCAGTCTTTGTCGACGTCAAAGACGATGGGCATCGTGTTCGCGAGAGGGAGGAGAGGCGGGGGGGTGTTGTCCTGCCAGTCTGCCAGCGGGCGACCTGTTGCGTTCAGAACCTCCCAAGCGCGTTGAACGCGCATCGGATTTTGCGTGTCGATGCGGGACGCCGTTTCCGTGTCCAGTTCCGCAAGGAGTGCCTCGTAGCCTTCCCTGGCAACGCGAGCGTTGGCTGAGTCGCGCAGATCAGGTGGCGTTGGGGGAATATCGGCAAGACCCTGCGTCAACGCGGTAAAATAAAGCCCGGTGCCACCAGTGATGATGGGGCGTTGACCGGACTCGAGCAAAGGAGAAACTTCGCGAAGCCAGTGCCCGACAGAGTAGTCTGCATCAAATGGTTGGTGTCCATATAGAACGTGTGGTGCGCGGGCCTCGTCCTCAGCCGGTGGGCGTGCGGTCAGAACGTCCCAGTTATCATACACCTGTATGGCATCGGCATTCACGACAACCCCGCCTTGGGTTTCGGCGATTTCAAGGGCCAGCGCGCTTTTGCCGGAGGCAGTCGGGCCAGCGATCAGCACGGGTTGATCGGGCGCAATGGAGGGCAGGGTCGTCATTAAGTGTCCGGTGGCGGTTGAGCAAAGATGAAGATTCTGGATGACTAGGGCCACTCTCGCATTGAACCTGCCCGCGTTTTCCGACATTTTGCGTGCAATCCTAAATCGACGCTGCAAGGACATGCAACATGAGTGACGCTGCCGCCCCGAGTGACACGACCTTTAAACGTGTAATGATCAAGATTTCGGGGGAGGCGCTGATGGGGGATCAGGGCTTTGGCTTGCATCCGCCCACAATCGAGCGAGTCGCCAAAGAGATCAAATCGGTCCACGATCTCGGTGTTGAAATTTGTATGGTGATTGGTGGTGGCAACGTGTTCCGAGGCTTGAGCGGCGCTGCGCAGGGTATGGAGCGCACGACTGCTGACTATATGGGCATGCTGGCGACAGTGATGAACGCTCTGGCAATGCAAAGCGCTCTTGAGGCGCAAGGCGTGTTTACCCGTGTTATCAGCGCCATCCGGATGGATGAGGTGGCAGAGCCTTATATCCGTCGGCGGGCGGTACGGCACCTTGAGAAAAAGCGTGTTTGTATCTTTGCCGCAGGTACCGGTAACCCGTATTTCACAACTGATACAGCAGCGACGCTGCGGGCCAACGAAATGGCCTGTGAGGCTATCTTTATGGGCAAGAACGGGGTCGACGGCATCTATGACAAGGACCCGAAAGAGCACGGTGACGCCGTGCGCTATGACGAAGTCAGCTACGACGAGGTTCTGGCGAAGCGCTTGAAAGTAATGGATGCGAGCGCAATCGCGTTGGCCCGTGACAACAACCTGCCCCTGATTGTGTTCAACATGGATGAGCCAGGTGGTTTCCGCGGTATTCTTGCGGGTGAGGGCACCTATACGAAGGTGAGCTGATCCGGCAAATGGGCCACCGGTCATGGTGGCCTTTCGTGCCAATCCAGAGATAGACAGACATGGCCACAGGGCGGGAAGGACCACAGGGGGACTTCACCGTTGCGGCGTGGTGCTATACAAAACTTGGCAAGTCGCCTATGAGCTTGCGTGACGAGACAGTGAACGATCGAAAGAGCAGCAATGTCCGAAGAAGATTTCGAAATTGACACCGATGACCTGAGCCGCCGCATGGAAGGCGCAATGGGTGCCCTGAAAACCGAATTTGCCTCACTGCGCACGGGGCGGGCGTCGGCAAATATGCTGGAGCCGGTGATGGTGGATGCCTATGGTTCCAAGACCCCAATAAACCAGGTGGGGACCGTGAACGTGCCGGAGCCGCGTATGGTGACGGTGAACGTCTGGGACAAGTCTCTGGTCGGTGCGGTCGAAAAAGCGATCATGAATTCCGGACTGGGGATCAACCCACAAACGAACGGTACGATCGTGATGCTCCCGATTCCCGAGCTGAACGAAGAGCGCCGCACCGAGCTTGCGCGGGTTGCAGCCCAATATGCGGAACACGCCCGTGTTGCGGTTCGCAATGTGCGCCGCGACGGGATGGACCAGATCAAGAAGGCCAAGGCGGCAGGAATGTCCGAGGACGACCAGAAGCTTTGGGAGACCGAGGTTCAGGAGTTGACCGATAGCTTTATCAAGCAGGTCGATACTGCACTTGAGACCAAGCAATCCGAGATTATGCAGGTCTGAGTGATGTCAAAAGACGACGCCCCCGCAGCTGGTCCACGTCATGTGGCCATTATCATGGACGGCAACGGTCGCTGGGCGCAGGCGCGCGGGCGGCCTCGTCTGTTTGGACACCATGCGGGTGCGAAGCGGGTCAAGGAAATCGTTAGAGCCTGTCCTGATTTGGGTGTCAAGTATCTGACAATATTTGGTTTTTCGACAGAAAACTGGAAGCGGACCCAGTCCGAAGTTGCTGGTCTCATGAGCCTGTTCCGCCAATACATCCGCAAAGAAGCACGGGCCTTGCAGGCCGAGGGTGTGCGAGTGCGTTTTATTGGTGACCGGCCGCGTCTGGATGAAAAGCTGCGCGAATTGATGGATGAACTCGAGGCGCTGACACAGGACAACGACGGCGTACATCTTACGATCGCGTTGAACTACGGTGGCCGGGATGAGGTGGCGCGGGCTACACAACGGTTGGCGCAGGACGTGGCCGATGGCAGGCTCAAGCCCGAGGACGTCGGCGAGGAGACGCTGCCAAAGTATCTGGACACCCATGTTTTGCCGGATCCGGATCTTGTCATCCGCACCAGCGGCGAAGCGCGTATTTCCAACTTCCTGCTGTGGCAATCGGCTTATGCGGAGTACGAGTTTATCGACACGCTCTGGCCGGATTTCACGCGTGAAGTTTTCCGCGATCTGGTCCGGTCTTATTCGACGCGTGACCGCCGGTTCGGGGCGGTACCTGCGTGAGTTCCGACGGCGGAAGATGGGGCGATTTGCCAGCCCGGATGGGGTCGGCGGCGGTGATGCTGATCGTCGGCGCTGGGGCTATATGGCTGGGTGGTTTCTGGTTTCATGTGCTCGTTGCGGTTATTGGCGGTGGCATGCTCTGGGAGTTGACGCGCATCATGGGTGGCCCATCCAAAGTGGCTATTCCGATGGGTGTTCTGGCGGCGGTGGCACTTGTTGCAGTGCCTTATCTGCCTTGGGAGGTGAAGCTTCCAGCCTTGATTGCCGTGGCCCTCGCCGGCACAGGGCAAATCAAGAAAGATCGTTTAATTTATGCGGCTTACGCGGCAGGTTTAATCCTTGCTTGCTATGGCTTGATCGTGGTGCGCGACGTGCGCGGCATCTATTGGGTCGTTTGGCTGGTACTGGTGGTGGTCGCAACGGATGTCGCGGGCTATTTTGCGGGCCGCCTGATTGGCGGACCGAAGTTCTGGCCCAAAGTCAGCCCGAAAAAAACCTGGGCCGGAACGTCGGCGGGGTGGATAGCGGCAGCAATCGTCGGGATCGTTTTTGGTGGAACGCCGTTAATCGTCTTGAGCGTGCTGACCAGTTTTGCGAGCCAGATGGGCGACGTGGCCGAGAGCGCAATAAAGCGGCGTGCGGGTATCAAGGACAGTTCCAACCTGATCCCGGGGCATGGCGGGTTGCTGGATCGCTTTGACGCGATGATGGCAGCGGCGCTGTTTGTGCTGCTATTGGGCGCTGTTCTGGGCCTACCTGCGGTATGAGACGAGTTTCCATCTTTGGCGCAACCGGGTCGATCGGTCAGAACACCATCGATCTGATCGCGCGGGACTTGGACGCCTATGACGTTGTTGCGCTGTCAGGCGGACAGAATATCAATCAGCTCGCAGAAGATGCCATTCGCCTGCGCGCGGATGTTGCGGTTACAGCTGATGAAGCACGCCTGGACGAGTTGCGGACCGCTTTGGCCGGATCAGATGTCGAAGCTGCAGCGGGGAGCAATGCGATTGCCGAAGCTGCGGCGCGTCCCGCTGATTGGGTGATGAGTGCCATCGTGGGTGCTGCGGGATTGCGGCCCGGATTGGTTGCGCTTGAGCAGGGGGCGACACTCGCGCTTGCCAACAAGGAATCCCTCGTAACGGCAGGCGCCTTGATGATGGGCACCGCTGCAAAGTCTGCTGGACAAATCCTGCCTGTCGACAGTGAGCATTCGGCGGTTTTCCAGGGGTTGGTCGGGGAAGACATGCGCTCGGTGGAGCGCATTATCATCACCGCAAGTGGCGGGGCATTCCGTGACTGGTCGTTGGAAGATATGGCCGCAGCCACGCCC
This genomic window from Shimia isoporae contains:
- the miaA gene encoding tRNA (adenosine(37)-N6)-dimethylallyltransferase MiaA; amino-acid sequence: MTTLPSIAPDQPVLIAGPTASGKSALALEIAETQGGVVVNADAIQVYDNWDVLTARPPAEDEARAPHVLYGHQPFDADYSVGHWLREVSPLLESGQRPIITGGTGLYFTALTQGLADIPPTPPDLRDSANARVAREGYEALLAELDTETASRIDTQNPMRVQRAWEVLNATGRPLADWQDNTPPPLLPLANTMPIVFDVDKDWLNDRIARRFDLMLQLGALDEARANLDRYDPALLSMKAIGAPELIAHLQGKMSLDQAREAATIATRQFAKRQRTWFRSKMSDWVKYRPET
- the pyrH gene encoding UMP kinase, with amino-acid sequence MSDAAAPSDTTFKRVMIKISGEALMGDQGFGLHPPTIERVAKEIKSVHDLGVEICMVIGGGNVFRGLSGAAQGMERTTADYMGMLATVMNALAMQSALEAQGVFTRVISAIRMDEVAEPYIRRRAVRHLEKKRVCIFAAGTGNPYFTTDTAATLRANEMACEAIFMGKNGVDGIYDKDPKEHGDAVRYDEVSYDEVLAKRLKVMDASAIALARDNNLPLIVFNMDEPGGFRGILAGEGTYTKVS
- a CDS encoding helix-turn-helix domain-containing protein produces the protein MTKSGARSMSLPTPKPVAMPKPSPKPVAPRASTMATSTPRLQAMPAGFLELHPAPHQSLPRPLVHTIAQHTAGAPWMLELLHVRTHHLLIWTTRGQGRVLLNGVRRGFGTHNAIFAPAGKLVSIELGLQVQGQIALIPADDRFSFPDRAQHLRLQDGTEQLEFIAILEALRRELHEDRPFIEEALNAHTQLLSVTLRRDLLAAGDPPAAKAAQKLARAYGDLLSRHFTEGHSMAWFADKLDVTPTHLSRVCKQSAGMTAADMLSQLIQHRARLLLIATDRPMRIIAQDLGFGSAAYFTRFCQQHFGAPPSQIRKQARPAKRST
- a CDS encoding phosphatidate cytidylyltransferase, translating into MSSDGGRWGDLPARMGSAAVMLIVGAGAIWLGGFWFHVLVAVIGGGMLWELTRIMGGPSKVAIPMGVLAAVALVAVPYLPWEVKLPALIAVALAGTGQIKKDRLIYAAYAAGLILACYGLIVVRDVRGIYWVVWLVLVVVATDVAGYFAGRLIGGPKFWPKVSPKKTWAGTSAGWIAAAIVGIVFGGTPLIVLSVLTSFASQMGDVAESAIKRRAGIKDSSNLIPGHGGLLDRFDAMMAAALFVLLLGAVLGLPAV
- the frr gene encoding ribosome recycling factor, with product MSEEDFEIDTDDLSRRMEGAMGALKTEFASLRTGRASANMLEPVMVDAYGSKTPINQVGTVNVPEPRMVTVNVWDKSLVGAVEKAIMNSGLGINPQTNGTIVMLPIPELNEERRTELARVAAQYAEHARVAVRNVRRDGMDQIKKAKAAGMSEDDQKLWETEVQELTDSFIKQVDTALETKQSEIMQV
- a CDS encoding ABC transporter permease; the protein is MGLFILRRFGMMLLTAFCLTYIVFFMTNLYPNLEKLAKTQGNFRMSEEAVDSFLGDRGYLQPTPVKYLQWLGVMPGFAKELEDGRLVGKCVRPGVAPEDTPRYCGILQGDWGFSTVSKAPVSDVLGSRLANTGKLMFWVMVVMVPSALIIGVLAGMREGSRTDRSLSTVSILSTATPEYVSGVIFIALLASTRNGLGPWLNEMGLIEGKALFKGTAKSAMDGITFQNFTLPVITIALYGMGYIARMTRASMAEVMTAQYIRTARLKGVSFRNIVMKHALRNALIAPFTVIMLQFPWLLNGVVIVETLFSYTGFGWQLVNAAGNNDIEMLLAVSVVSVFVVLVTQLISDIGYVYLNPRIRIS
- a CDS encoding ABC transporter permease; translation: MEPLTWTGSFGGIIDPVFQLVALLFLIAVAAQFVGAYVFAPVSNQYNADGTITRDRGANAKIATAVRTLLLALCALVVVYIVVGVFSPVGTVGIVGAVAKQFSPVWIALLATFLLSISYKRRLGLYGKLFDSTVGMIGFAFVMFWTYTAFFVGVFDMIAVHDPLSQLSGMKNKVPGTPLRSPEEGQYAYYLLGGDNLARDVFSRMVHGSVIVIIIAPFATLFAFMVGITLGLPAGYFGGKLDTFLSFLANLVLAFPVILLFYLLVTPEIVATGIPNYMAAVLFVFPIIFVTVLLNSRFYTRPHLRTPLLAGVLLVMVWIYLSAISAPGTKINILPGAIDLFNINSGILVVFVSVVFVNAPTVFRIVRGLVLDIQTRDYVAAAQTRGEGPWYIMLWEILPNARGPLIVDFCLRIGYTTILLGTLGFFGLGLPPESPDWGTTINDGRKLLAIYPHPAIVPAVSLLSLVLGLNLLADGLREESLRD
- a CDS encoding isoprenyl transferase, whose amino-acid sequence is MSKDDAPAAGPRHVAIIMDGNGRWAQARGRPRLFGHHAGAKRVKEIVRACPDLGVKYLTIFGFSTENWKRTQSEVAGLMSLFRQYIRKEARALQAEGVRVRFIGDRPRLDEKLRELMDELEALTQDNDGVHLTIALNYGGRDEVARATQRLAQDVADGRLKPEDVGEETLPKYLDTHVLPDPDLVIRTSGEARISNFLLWQSAYAEYEFIDTLWPDFTREVFRDLVRSYSTRDRRFGAVPA